GAAAAAGTATATGTTCATAACATTTCTACGTAAAACATATctttaaaaggaagaaaaataagGTTGATGCCAGTTTAACACTCACAACTCACTATTTGTGAGGAAAAGTGATGCCAAACTTCAATATAAAAATTTTATGTCAGTAGTTACTCTATAACAAAAGATGGAGTAGGGTTAGTCAAATAGATTCTTACATTCTTCACCTCACCTCCAGAAATACGTGACCTGATTTTTGGAGGGATGTGTTAtcggtcagggaagaacctattACATTTTAGGGCAGATCTAGATCAGCGGGCAGAaccaggattttattttgacgTTCTTTAACATAAATAGAACATTCTTCAGCATTATCTTTCAGAGAACAGTTCTTAGATATATTCATGAATAAAATCAGGCTTATTTAAaggactgatatttgtgagtgtgagtAGTGTAgtgcagaaataaaaatcataaatgtgttgttgtttcttgGTGTGCACTGTGTTATGTGTGCAAATTACTCCGTCATTGTGTTTCAGGTGACATGCTGCTACCTAGTGGCCATTTGAAAATCTGTATATTTCTATTTAGAACAACCTCAAATTTACAGAAAACATTGATATTTTCCTCCTTTATTTCTCACCACACTATTTCAAATTTAgtatatgattattttatttgttttaaaagctTAAATTTACTCTGCTCCACCTTTCACAATGACGTGTTGCCTCTTCGTTGTCGTATTTAAGGTGAAACTGAAGTCCTGCATATTCTCTCAGGCTTTTGACTGTCATTGCTTGTTTTGAATCAACTTTTTAGCCTTTTAGGTTTATGTTATGATatcttgttttattctatttcattcttgtatatagttttttatttattgcacaGAACAAGTTTGCATGATCCCTTGCAGTAGcttggaaataaaaaaacattcactttgtgtcgtatcattttcagttttatattaaTTAAACATCTCAGAGCAAATGACTGCCCTGCATCAGCTGAGCACTTTCACAATCAAAATGTCAGGATGTGAGTAAGAGAGAATAGAATCTGTCCAttctgaataaatcaaataaaacatcatctcttgtttttctttcagggtGTGAGTGAGTGTCCACTGTTCCATGGCTCTACAGGAGCTGGGCATCAGCCTGTCCATGATAGGTGTCGCTGGGACCATCCTGATCTGCGCCCTGCCCATGTGGAAGGTGACGGCCTTCATCGGCACACACCTGGTGGTCATGCAGGTGTTCTGGGAGGGTCTGTGGATGACCTGTGTGAGTGAGTACACGGGTCAGCTGCAGTGCAAGCTCTACGATGCCCTGCTGGACCTGGCGCCCGACCTGCAGGCTGCTCGAGGCCTCATCTGTATCAGCCTGGTTCTGGGATGTTTGGgattcctcatcttcctcctgggAGCACGCTGCACCAACTGCCTGAGCCACCCGGGGATAAAGGCCCGGGTGGTGCTGAGCTCCGGGGCCATCTTCTGCCTGTCGTCGCTGACCACCATAGTGGCCGTTTCCTGGACAGCCAACTCCGTCATCCGTGACTTCCACAACCCACGCGTCCCTGAGGTGCTGAAGAGAGAGCTTGGAGCGGCCATATACATCGGCTTTGTAACCTCTGGGCTGCTGTTCTGTGGGGGAGCCATTCTGTGCACCAGCTGCCCACCTCAGAGGCCCAGGTTCCCCTCCAGTGGGTACACCCGTGCCAGGAGCCCCCCGCAAGGCAGCTATGCCATCAAAAACTATGTCTGAAGTAAGGACCAATGGAGTGATAAACACATCTTGAACTGTAATATAATGGCCAAACATATAATCACAATTTTAGAAAGGACTTCACTTTACaatacatttcagtttgttgtattttttttctttgggtaAGAAAACTGGATTTTAAGAATATTACCAGTACAGTTATTTTAATTCTTGTTTAATCTTTGTGCACATTCAAAGAGTTGTAATGGAACATGCAGCTAAATTATTAGAGGCTTATTACAGGAGATAGATTTCACTGTTTGTCTGATACAGCTATAGCAAACTGGCATTACTGCTTTTAAAATAGCTGCTAACTGCCCCTGTGAATTATTATATGTCCgattgtttttcatgtgtaaaaatgtCCTATCCAACcattaaagagaaataaacatgtCCGGATTTCCagaatgtaatgggttcttccctgacctcaCATCATTCTATTTTTGTGTCATCCTGCCAACATTTGCCTCTCTGAAAACCTGTCAAATGTTTCCATCAAagatttcaaaaataaacacagcagacTTAACAGGTGCCAATTGAATTACTCTTCTGCTGTGAGAACACAAAGCTTCAGTTCAGTTTCAAGTTGTGGCTCTTTAAATCAAATTTCCTCTTAGAAGCACAACAGCGCCTGAAAAACACTGAGCACAGTGGAACCTTTGTTTCTCCCTCTCGGCAAAAACTGGGAGGAAGGGATTGTTTTGAAACCATAGCAGAGCTAACAGAGGGATTCCCCATCTCCACCCAGCTGCAGCCTGTGCCTTCTTCTTTTCATGAATACCAGAGAACTGGTTTGTCCTttctgcacgcacacacacacacacacacacacacacacacacacacacaaattgtcTATGCCTGACTCATGGACGCACACGTTAAAACAACACCCCACCCCAATGTGCTCCGCTGCCAGCTGTTTCTGGTCagacagtgaagaggaggagcaggcaggCCTGGAGTCATGAGGCGGCAGCTGGAGCTCGCTGCCCTCGGCCTGGCCTTCATGGGGTGGATTTGTGCCATTCTGACACGCTGCCTGGCCCTGTGGAAGGTGAGTGGCACCCTGGACAACAACACGGCCACCCTGCCGGCCTACTGGGACGGGGTGTGGCTGGAATGGGATCACTGGGACTTGGCCCACGATGGCAGCCTGCACTGCTCCTTCTACCAgtctctcctgtctctttctGGAAGTTTTCGTACGTGGAGAGCCCTCATCATGGCAGCCGTCGGGGCCGGGGCTTTTGCTGTGGGGATTAGTGCAGTGGGGGCGGTGTGGTTCCCTCAGCGTGGCCAGGTCAAAGTGTTTTCTGgtgttctctttgttttgtctggGATCCTGCTGCTGGTTCCTACAGCCTGGACGTCCCATCACACCAGTCA
The Paralichthys olivaceus isolate ysfri-2021 chromosome 11, ASM2471397v2, whole genome shotgun sequence genome window above contains:
- the LOC109630200 gene encoding claudin-4-like — translated: MALQELGISLSMIGVAGTILICALPMWKVTAFIGTHLVVMQVFWEGLWMTCVSEYTGQLQCKLYDALLDLAPDLQAARGLICISLVLGCLGFLIFLLGARCTNCLSHPGIKARVVLSSGAIFCLSSLTTIVAVSWTANSVIRDFHNPRVPEVLKRELGAAIYIGFVTSGLLFCGGAILCTSCPPQRPRFPSSGYTRARSPPQGSYAIKNYV
- the LOC109630292 gene encoding claudin-4-like, with protein sequence MRRQLELAALGLAFMGWICAILTRCLALWKVSGTLDNNTATLPAYWDGVWLEWDHWDLAHDGSLHCSFYQSLLSLSGSFRTWRALIMAAVGAGAFAVGISAVGAVWFPQRGQVKVFSGVLFVLSGILLLVPTAWTSHHTSQPLDGAELLRRDWGPALYLGWISVALLLVGGVLLTTRCITRESQTQQPKEGRYPTAPDESNHPLSRINRTTFTNSQYEHRSEPI